The proteins below are encoded in one region of Hordeum vulgare subsp. vulgare chromosome 3H, MorexV3_pseudomolecules_assembly, whole genome shotgun sequence:
- the LOC123444814 gene encoding putative UDP-rhamnose:rhamnosyltransferase 1, producing the protein MEANDGGKMHVVMLPWLAFGHVLPFTEFAKRVARQGHRVTLLSAPRNTRRLIDIPPGLAGLIRVVHVPLPRVDGLPEHAEATIDLPSDHLRPCLRRAFDAAFERELSRLLQEEAKPDWVLVDYASYWAPTAAARHGVPCAFLSLFGAAALSFFGTPETLLGIGRHAKTEPAHLTVVPEYVPFPTTVAYRGYEARELFEPGMVPDDSGVSEGYRFAKTIEGCQLVGIRSSSEFEPEWLRLLGELYRKPVIPVGLFPPAPQDDVAGHEATLRWLDGQAPSSVVYAAFGSEVKLTGAQLQRIALGLEASGLPFIWAFRAPTSTETGAASGGLPEGFEERLAGRGVVCRGWVPQVKFLAHASVGGFLTHAGWNSIAEGLAHGVRLVLLPLVFEQGLNARNIVDKNIGVEVARDEQDGSFAAGDIAAALRRVMVEDEGEGFGAKVKELAKVFGDDEVNDQCVREFLMHLSDHSKKNQGQD; encoded by the coding sequence ATGGAGGCCAACGACGGCGGCAAGATGCACGTCGTGATGCTGCCATGGCTGGCCTTCGGCCACGTGCTCCCCTTCACGGAGTTCGCCAAGCGCGTGGCCCGGCAGGGCCACCGGGTCACCCTCCTGTCCGCGCCGAGGAACACCCGCCGGCTGATCGACATCCCGCCGGGCCTCGCCGGCCTCATCCGCGTCGTGCACGTCCCGCTGCCGCGCGTCGACGGCCTGCCGGAGCACGCCGAGGCGACCATCGACCTGCCCTCCGACCACCTCCGACCGTGCCTGCGCCGCGCCTTCGACGCCGCCTTCGAGCGCGAGCTCTCGCGGCTGCTCCAGGAGGAGGCGAAGCCGGACTGGGTCCTCGTCGACTACGCGTCGTACTGGGCGCCCACGGCCGCGGCGAGGCACGGCGTGCCGTGCGCGTTCCTCAGCCTGTTCGGCGCCGCGGCGCTCAGCTTCTTCGGGACCCCTGAGACGCTCCTCGGCATCGGGAGGCACGCCAAGACGGAGCCGGCGCACTTGACGGTCGTCCCCGAGTACGTCCCGTTTCCGACCACCGTCGCGTACCGTGGCTACGAGGCGCGCGAGCTGTTCGAGCCGGGCATGGTCCCGGACGACTCCGGCGTGTCGGAGGGCTACCGGTTCGCCAAGACCATCGAAGGGTGCCAGCTCGTGGGCATCAGGAGCAGCTCGGAGTTCGAGCCGGAGTGGCTGCGGCTGCTCGGCGAGCTCTACCGGAAGCCAGTGATCCCGGTGGGCCTGTTCCCTCCGGCGCCGCAGGACGACGTCGCCGGCCACGAGGCGACGCTGCGCTGGCTGGACGGACAGGCGCCAAGCTCCGTCGTGTACGCGGCCTTCGGCAGCGAGGTGAAGCTGACGGGCGCGCAGCTGCAACGTATAGCTCTCGGCCTGGAGGCGTCCGGGCTGCCCTTCATCTGGGCATTCAGGGCACCGACGTCGACCGAGACCGGCGCAGCCTCCGGCGGCTTGCCCGAGGGCTTCGAGGagcggctcgccggccggggaGTCGTGTGCCGAGGCTGGGTGCCGCAGGTGAAGTTCCTGGCCCATGCATCAGTCGGGGGGTTCCTGACGCACGCCGGCTGGAACTCGATCGCCGAGGGCCTGGCGCACGGCGTGAGGCTGGTGCTGCTGCCGCTGGTGTTCGAGCAGGGCCTCAACGCCAGGAACATAGTGGACAAGAATATCGGCGTGGAGGTGGCGCGGGACGAGCAGGACGGATCGTTCGCGGCCGGCGACATCGCGGCGGCTCTGAGGAGGGTCATGGTGGAAGACGAAGGCGAGGGGTTCGGGGCCAAGGTGAAGGAGCTGGCCAAAGTGTTCGGGGACGACGAGGTGAATGATCAGTGCGTGAGAGAGTTTCTCATGCACCTGTCGGACCACAGCAAAAAGAACCAAGGACAGGACTGA